The sequence GGCATCGCAGCAGTCGCCGCAGCTGTTGCACGGCGCCTCCCGCCGCTCCCGGCTCCACGGGTCCTCGAAGCTCCCGCAGCACATCTGGCAGGTGCAGGCGAGCCCGGCCCACACCAGGCACCCGGCGACCAGCCCGCGCCGCTCGCGCGGCGGCCGGGGCGGGGGCGGGGCGGCCGGGCCGCCGGGGGCCGGGCCGTAGGGGTTGCCGGGGGTGGGACCGTACGGATTGCCAGGGGTCGGGCCGTACGGGTTGCCGGGCGGCGGGCCGAAGGAGCCCTCCGGCAGTTCGAGCCCCGTGTGCGAGCAGGACGACGTGCCGAACGCCCGGTCGACCGAGCGCCGCAGCTCATGGGCGAGCAGGACGTGGACGAGCTCGCCGTCGGTGAACTCCACCTCCCGCAGCGCGAGCCGTACGCCGTGCAGCGCGTCGTCGCAGAGCCGGCGCGCCTCGGTCAGCGGCGTACCGGTCACCGTCAGCGGGTTCCAGGCACCCGACGCGGCGTCAGCTTCCCGGTCCTCCACGGCGTCCAGCAGATGCGCGAGCCGCCCGAAGAGCCGCCCGGCCTCCGCGAGCGGGGCGGCGTTCTGCGGCTTCCCGGCGAGGTGCGCGGTGTGGGCGAAGGCGGCCGCGGTGGCGGTCTCGGTGGGTTCGGTGACCGTCAGCAGCGGGGTGCCGGGCCCGGCGAGGGTCTCGATGCCGGTCTGCCGGTCGACCGCGTCGACCAGGAGGGCGGTGTCGAAGCCGAGCGCCGCCCCCGCACGAGCACCTGCCCGGTCCCAGCCCGCCGCCACCCGGCGCGCGGCCGCCGCGACCGGCCGCCGGGCCAACAGCCCGTCCCGGTCGGCGACGTGGTCGCGGACCTTAGCGGAGGCGAGGACGAGCGAGACGGCGGCGGCGAGCCTGGCCCCCTCCCCCATGGCGACCGGGGCGGTCCGCATCGCGCGCAGCGGGCACGGCCCGGCGGTACGGCGTCCGGCCGGGGTGGTACCCGTCTGAGCCTCCGTCAGGACCGAGACGATCAGACCGTCATAGTTCGTGACGATCCGGGCAAATTGTCCGTGATCCGCCCTCAGGGCCAGGCAGAGACCGCAGAGATGGGCCATCCACTCGGTCCGCAGACCTTCGGAGAGCCGGTGGGTACAGGGCCTCACGATTCCGAACACGACGATCCCCCGAGAGCCGTTCCAACCGGGTGCGCGCCGCTCGCGCACCTGAGCGCCGTGCATCGTATCGAGTGATCCGTTCACCCGTACGTCCCCCATGTCACCCGTACGGACCGGTGCATCATATTTTCCCACCGGGACCGCCCTTATCCAGGAGGAACCTTGACGAACCGCCACATGTTCTGCACCAGTACCGTCACGAATCACCTGTGCGGCGACTATCCACTTGGCGCGGTATCCGCATCATGGACGACCATAGGGATACGAAAGAGATGCGGAACACCAAGGAACCGCGGTGTGAGAGGAGGCGTCCATGGGATCGGTGCGCAAGGCGAGTGCCTGGCTGGGCCTCGTAGAGGACAACGACGAGCGGTACTACGACGACGAGTACGCCGAGGGTGCGGAGACGGGCACGGGCAACCAGGCCTGGGTCACCGACCCCCGGGTGCAGGTGGCCGCCGAGGCGGCGCAGGAGCAGGACCGCCGGATCGCCACGGTGACCCCGGACAGCTTCCGGGACGCACGGGCCATCGGTGAGCTGTTCCGGGACGGTGTCCCGGTGATCGTCAACCTCACGGCCATGGACCCCGCCGACGCCAAGCGCGTGGTGGACTTCGCCGCCGGGCTGATCTTCGGTCTGCGCGGTTCGATCGACCGGGTGGCCACCCGGGTCTTCCTGCTCTCCCCGGCCGACACCCAGGTGGTCGCCGGGGAAGCCGCCGGCCGCAAGGCCGACGGCTTCTTCAACCAGAGCTGAGCAGGGCGCTCGCCGGAAAGTTCCGGTCAGCGCCTCCGGTCGGCACGCCCCTCGGGGCGGGTCGTGTTCACCGGAAGGCGTCGAGACCGGTGAGCGCCTTGCCCAGCACCAGCTGGTGCATCTCCACGGTGCCCTCGTACGTGAGCACCGACTCCAGATTCGTCGCGTGCCGCATCACCGGGTACTCCAGGGAGATCCCGTTGGCACCGAGGATCGTGCGCGAGGTTCGGCAGATCTCGATCGCCTCCCGCACGTTGTTGAGCTTGCCGAAGCTGGCCTGCTCGGGGCGGAGCCGCCCCGCGTCCATGCGCCTGCCCAGATGGTGGGCGAGCAGGATGCCCTTGTGCAGTTCCACGGCCATGTCCGCCAGCTTCGCCTGGGTAAGCTGGAAGCCGCCGATCGGCCGGCCGAACTGTTCCCGGGTCCTCGCGTAGTCGAGGGCCGACTCGAAGCTGGCCCGCGCGGCGCCCATGGCGCCCCAGACGATCCCGTACCGGGCGTGGCTCAGACAGCTGAGCGGGCCGCGCAGCCCCCGCGCGTCCGGGAGGACCGCGTCGGCGGGGAGCCGCACGCCGTCCATGACCAGCTCGCTGGTGACCGAGGCGCGCAGCGACCACTTGTGGCGGATCTCGGGCGCCGAGAAGCCGGGGGTGTCGGTCGGGACGACGAAGCCCCGGATGCCGCGGCCCTCGTCGCCCTCGTCGGTCTGCGCCCAGACGACCGCCACGCCCGCGACCGATCCGTTGGTGATCCACATCTTGCGCCCGGTGAGCACCCAGTCCTCGCCGTCGCGCTTGGCGTACGTCCGCATCCCGGCCGGGTCCGAGCCGTGGTCCGGCTCGGTCAGCCCGAAGCAGCCGATGGTCTCGCCCGCCGCCATGCCGGGCAGCCACCGCTGCTTCTGCTCCTCCGAGCCGAACCGGTGGATCGCGTACATGGCGAGCGAACCCTGTACGGAGACGAGCGAGCGGATCCCGGAGTCGGCGGCCTCCAGCTCCAGGCAGGCCAGCCCGTACTGGACGGCGCTCGCCCCGGCACAGCCGTACCCGTCGAGGGACATCCCGAGGGCGCCCAGCGCGCCGAGCTCCCGGGCCAGCTCCCGGATGCCGGGCAGCTCCCCCTTCTCGTACCACTCGGCGATGTGCGGCAGGACCCGGTCGGTGGCCCAGGTGCGGACGGTGTCGCGGATCGCCAGGTCGTCGGGGCCGAGCAGATCGTCGATGCCGAGGGGGTCGGTGGCGTCGAACGGCGGGAGCTTCGACGGCTTCGCGGAATCGGTGCTGGACATGAGGGTGCCTCCGGCGGCTCGCACGGTGTCCGGAGGGGCGGGGGTCGGCCGCGGCCCTCCGAAAACTAGCAGTGGTAGTCAGGGCGTCGTGGAGACGTTACGGCTCAGCGTGCCGCTCGTCCAGAGCCGGTCGCCTCGGCCGGTTCGCGCCGCGCGGGGAGCCTCAGGCGCGGGGCGGCCGGGCGGTCCGGGGCGGCGACGGGGGCCTGGGGCGCGGCGGCCGCGCGGTCGACGGCCTTGGGCTCGGCGGCGAGGTGCTCGGAGGCCACGGGCTCGGAGTCCGGGCGGTCGCCCAGCGGGCAGAGGTCCTTCGGCGGGCAGTCCATCGCCCTCGGCAGGCGCAGTGCGGCGAGCGCGCCGAGCAGCAGCAGGCCCGCGCTGACGAAGAGCGTGACGTGCAGCCCGCCGACGAAGGCGTGCCGGGCCGTGGAGCGGAGCAGCTCCCCCGTCGGGCCGCCGAGCTGCCCGGCCACCTGGTAGGCCTCGCCCAGCGAGTGGGAGGCCTCCACGCCCGCGCGGGCGGGCACGCCCTTCTCCCGCAGGGAGGCGAGGCCGGGGGCGTACGC is a genomic window of Streptomyces sp. SID8374 containing:
- a CDS encoding DUF5685 family protein — protein: MFGIVRPCTHRLSEGLRTEWMAHLCGLCLALRADHGQFARIVTNYDGLIVSVLTEAQTGTTPAGRRTAGPCPLRAMRTAPVAMGEGARLAAAVSLVLASAKVRDHVADRDGLLARRPVAAAARRVAAGWDRAGARAGAALGFDTALLVDAVDRQTGIETLAGPGTPLLTVTEPTETATAAAFAHTAHLAGKPQNAAPLAEAGRLFGRLAHLLDAVEDREADAASGAWNPLTVTGTPLTEARRLCDDALHGVRLALREVEFTDGELVHVLLAHELRRSVDRAFGTSSCSHTGLELPEGSFGPPPGNPYGPTPGNPYGPTPGNPYGPAPGGPAAPPPPRPPRERRGLVAGCLVWAGLACTCQMCCGSFEDPWSRERREAPCNSCGDCCDACNCCGQCGDGCCCCGESCGCDC
- a CDS encoding acyl-CoA dehydrogenase family protein yields the protein MSSTDSAKPSKLPPFDATDPLGIDDLLGPDDLAIRDTVRTWATDRVLPHIAEWYEKGELPGIRELARELGALGALGMSLDGYGCAGASAVQYGLACLELEAADSGIRSLVSVQGSLAMYAIHRFGSEEQKQRWLPGMAAGETIGCFGLTEPDHGSDPAGMRTYAKRDGEDWVLTGRKMWITNGSVAGVAVVWAQTDEGDEGRGIRGFVVPTDTPGFSAPEIRHKWSLRASVTSELVMDGVRLPADAVLPDARGLRGPLSCLSHARYGIVWGAMGAARASFESALDYARTREQFGRPIGGFQLTQAKLADMAVELHKGILLAHHLGRRMDAGRLRPEQASFGKLNNVREAIEICRTSRTILGANGISLEYPVMRHATNLESVLTYEGTVEMHQLVLGKALTGLDAFR
- the sepF gene encoding cell division protein SepF, yielding MGSVRKASAWLGLVEDNDERYYDDEYAEGAETGTGNQAWVTDPRVQVAAEAAQEQDRRIATVTPDSFRDARAIGELFRDGVPVIVNLTAMDPADAKRVVDFAAGLIFGLRGSIDRVATRVFLLSPADTQVVAGEAAGRKADGFFNQS